In a genomic window of Longimicrobium sp.:
- a CDS encoding VIT and VWA domain-containing protein has protein sequence MPTLFITRPSEDPMRIPSLLIALVLLGAATPGAAQGIIVPGPCPDCRRPRPQPERFPSIPVESVSFQTTIQGQVATTHVTQVFRNEHDQVMEGTYFFPLPDDASITEFAIWDGNRRLEGEVRPRDEARRIYEDIVRRVRDPGLLEYAGQNLFQARIFPIPARGTKKLELTYTQVLRAENGSVGYRYPLGIGRNAARVERLTGEVRIAARGGLRTVYSPSHQVDVRRQGGGDARVSFEQGPRSERRDFQLFYSLSEAEVGMSLFTYREPGKDGYFLLLLSPTSESQRREYPAKDVVFVVDVSGSMEEAGKMEEARRALAYGIRGLNPGDRYNVVAFSGDTRLMEEGLIAADAAGRARGARFVQELQARGGTNINDALTEGLRQFPRTSTRPRLLVFMTDGLPTVGVTDVDQIIRNVERARAEGVRLFTFGVGYDVNTRLLDRVAAENGGTADYVAPNEDIEVKVSAFFDKVNHPVLTNLRLDMGQVRTDLVYPRALPDLFKGTQVALVGRYRNEQDLANVTLRLSGNASPTQTFTYPGLRFP, from the coding sequence CCCCGACTGCCGCCGTCCGAGGCCCCAGCCGGAGCGCTTTCCCAGCATCCCGGTGGAATCGGTATCGTTCCAGACCACCATCCAGGGCCAGGTCGCAACCACGCACGTCACCCAGGTGTTCCGGAACGAGCACGACCAGGTGATGGAGGGCACGTACTTCTTTCCGCTCCCGGACGACGCGTCCATCACCGAGTTCGCCATCTGGGACGGCAACCGGCGGCTGGAGGGCGAGGTGCGGCCGCGCGACGAGGCCCGGCGCATCTACGAGGACATCGTCCGCCGCGTGCGCGACCCCGGGCTGCTGGAGTACGCGGGCCAGAACCTGTTCCAGGCGCGCATCTTTCCCATCCCCGCGCGGGGCACCAAGAAGCTGGAGCTCACCTACACCCAGGTGCTGCGCGCCGAGAACGGCAGCGTGGGATATCGCTACCCGCTGGGCATCGGCCGCAACGCGGCGCGGGTGGAGCGGCTGACGGGCGAGGTGAGGATCGCCGCGCGCGGCGGGCTGCGGACGGTGTACTCGCCCAGCCACCAGGTCGACGTGCGGCGGCAGGGGGGCGGCGACGCGCGGGTGAGCTTCGAGCAGGGTCCCCGCTCCGAACGGCGCGACTTCCAGCTCTTCTACTCGCTCTCCGAGGCGGAGGTGGGAATGTCGCTGTTTACCTACCGCGAGCCGGGAAAGGACGGCTACTTCCTGCTTCTGCTTTCGCCCACCTCCGAGTCGCAGCGCCGTGAATACCCCGCCAAGGACGTGGTCTTCGTGGTGGACGTCAGCGGCTCGATGGAAGAGGCGGGGAAGATGGAAGAGGCGCGGCGGGCGCTGGCGTACGGCATCCGCGGGCTGAACCCGGGCGACCGCTACAACGTGGTGGCGTTCTCGGGCGACACCCGGCTGATGGAAGAGGGGCTGATCGCCGCCGACGCGGCCGGGCGCGCGCGCGGCGCCCGCTTCGTCCAGGAACTGCAGGCGCGCGGCGGCACCAACATCAACGACGCGCTGACGGAGGGGCTGCGGCAGTTTCCCCGCACGTCGACCCGCCCGCGGCTGCTGGTGTTCATGACCGACGGCCTGCCTACGGTCGGCGTGACGGACGTGGACCAGATCATCCGCAACGTGGAGCGCGCGCGGGCGGAGGGCGTGCGGCTGTTCACCTTCGGTGTGGGGTACGACGTCAACACGCGGCTTCTGGACCGCGTGGCGGCAGAGAACGGCGGCACCGCGGATTACGTGGCGCCCAACGAGGACATCGAGGTGAAGGTCTCGGCCTTCTTCGACAAGGTGAACCATCCCGTGCTCACCAACCTGCGCCTGGACATGGGCCAGGTGCGCACGGACCTCGTATACCCGCGCGCCCTGCCGGACCTGTTCAAGGGAACGCAGGTGGCGCTGGTGGGCCGCTACCGCAACGAGCAGGACCTTGCCAACGTCACCCTGCGGCTGAGCGGCAACGCCTCCCCCACGCAGACGTTCACCTATCCCGGGCTGCGATTTCCG